Part of the Hemibagrus wyckioides isolate EC202008001 linkage group LG09, SWU_Hwy_1.0, whole genome shotgun sequence genome, acttttgactggtagtgtatattgaatatatattaGGATACCTAATATTGAATGAAATTCAAAATCAATTCAAACGTATTAGAGTTAGGAACAACCATAAAATTGACTGTAACATTTTATTCTTCTGAAAAGTTTCTCAGGAAACGTGGGGTTGGCCTGAACGcgtctttaaaatatttatccGCTGATGGAAAGTGCGACGGACTGCATATTTTCCTCGGCTATTACCACATCGTGACGTAAGCTGCAAGTCCGCCCCCCCCTTTCCCCCTAGCACCTTCTGATTGGCCGAGACGGCATTTTAGGAATGTCTAGAAATTGGTTAAATAGCCTTTGCTCAGTACTGAAGTCTGTAGTAAAGGCTTAGATGTGAACTTCGTAAAGAAACGACAGTATGAATGAATAGCCTATCGAATCTACTGGACAAAGTTTTCGTGAGATACTTAGtgactgtttatttaaataaactttttgGATTTTAGGCTTACGGAGTTCGAGACAAAAGGATTTAAGCTACACCATTTTTAATATATCGTTTAGGGATATCTGTTCTTCAGGTGAGTGTCTCaagtaaaatatacattatatgattgaaatttaatataaaaaaaattgcatcgATCTTGGTATGTGTCTAAGTTTGATCAGTTCAGTTTTTTTGTTCTAGTCATATATGGGAATGtaaaaatggttttaaaaagGTTAAAATAGTAAATCTCTAAACATATTGCTTGTTCTCAGTGCATCTGAGTTAAGATCTGACCATGATGTTGACCGCGTTGTGTTTACTGCTGATGCTGTGGAGTTCACAAGGCAGCGGAATAGCAGGTGAGAAATAAAACggacatttatttatgtaaatatcaAGCTCAAGTCCTGTCTGAAGTGTGAGGGTCTAGTAACAGAGCTGTCCACGCGTCTCACTAGCAAAGATTATTAAATGCGTGTTTCTGTTTGCGCTTTCCCCCTTTCCGTTTACAGAGAGCCGAGAAGACAACAGCGTGTATGACTTATTTGAGCTCGCAAAAGTACATAAAAAACATAATGGAGTGAGCCTAGTGAAGGGACCTGACCCTTACAGCCCTGCTTACAAAATCCTCAACCCAAACCTGATCCCTGCCCTCCCTGAGCGCTCCTTCAGGGATCTCATTTACTCCATCCAAGAGGAAAAAGGCTTCCTATTCGTGGCCAACCTCAAGCAAGCCAAGAAGACGAGGGGCAGCCTCTTTTCTGTGGAGAGGAGAGATGGCTCTGGTTCCATTTTTGAGCTTGTCTCAAATGGAAATGCCAATACTTTAGACCTGATTTATGCCACAGCAAGCGGGCACCATGAGATCTCAATTGAAGATGCACGACTGGCCAGTGGCAGCTGGGAGAATATCACCCTATTTGTGGAAGAGGACCGTGCGCAGCTCTATATTGGTTGTGAAGAGATCAACACAAGGGAACTAGATGTGCCTATTCACCAAATTCTGACACAGGATGTGGCTGATGTCTCTGTCCTTAGGATTGGAAAAGGAGCAGTGAAGAGCAGATTTATGGTAAGTGCTTCTGAACTTATATTCCTGTTAAGTGTATTCCTCTAATAAGGCACCTAGCAATGTTTGGTAATGTTAgtctacaaacatacacacattatgtATAAAGGTATCCAGATAAATTGTTGACCAATTGTTGTATTGTCATCATATTCTGTGTTGATTAAGTATACTGGGTACCCACATCTGATTCTGCTAATATTATATACTTATTGCATGTCATGAACTTGagtaaatctataaatcttTTAATCAATAATAGTATCttagtaatttaattaatttaatagttTCCCAGTAAAGTTTTGGGGGGCCTCCTGACTGTTCATTTTCCCCAGCTCTCAACACATCCCAACAGCTTGTTGTAGTATGTTAGAAGCTGGGAGAAAGTAAAAATGTGGACTGCCTGGAGGGCCCTGCTACCCAGGCTGACTGAAAACACTGGTTTAGCAACTCCTGAACTGACAGTACTATTAAATAACTGCAAGTAATATGAAAATTGCTTCACCTACAGGAACCTATTCTTTATTTTCTCCAGTTCACCATTTTCAAATTTTCTCTACAGGGAGTGCTTCAGAATGCACGCTTTGTATTTAGAACCACTTTGGAGACAATCCTTCGTAACATGGGATGTGAGAGCTGTAAGTAATTACTCTAATCACGAAAACCCCACATAGTtctgaaatgaatcatttttggtCAAAGCTAGAGTAAGCAGTGCCAACatcagtgtttgttttctggACAGCCTCCTTCGTCATTGATGTTGTGACCCTTGACAACCCAGTGAATGGCTCCAGTCCAGCAATACGCACAGATTACACTGGACACAAGACCAAAGGTAGGCTTTTTCACATTCTTTTATTCTTCATACTCTGCATTCTTTACTGGCTTGTAGAGTTTCAGAACCAACCTTTTTCCTATTGTGTCTCAGATCTCCAGGACATCTGTGGCTTTTCTTGTGATGACTTGGCCAGCATGTTTAAGGAGCTCAAGGGACTTGGTGTGGTTGTTAAGCAACTGTCAAATCAGCTCCACCAAGTGGTGAGTATTAGAAACAGCTGTTCTCATcttgtgttttctctctttctgccagTCTCTCTTCACCTCTCTATTCAACTGCCAAGCTACTTGTAccataattacatttttttgtgcCATAACTTAGCCTCATGCAAATAACAAAAATCTCTCATTATTCTTTCTGCCGTTCTTTTGCATCATATGCTCGTGCTGCAAAAGGCAACCATTGTCCTCAATGCAGTAGTTGTGTTAAAACATCATGTTTACTTTGTGCATTTCCAGACTACAGAAAATGCTCTAATAAAGAACCAAATTAAGAAATACAGTGGGGTGTGCCTGCACAATGGTATTGTCTACAAAGACAAGGATGAGTGGACGGTGGATAGCTGCACTCACTGCACCTGCCAGGTAAGCCTGCAGCTAGAACCATAGCAGATGACCCAATCAAATATATTTCAATTGTTTTTTAGATCAATTAGTTAAAAGTCACTAAattaatttctcattttttccaCTATGGGCAAGTTTCAGTAAGCTAGTAGTGAAAAACTGACCTGTTGGCTCATAATGAGATGCAAATGGAAGCTTGTGGTTGTGTGAACTTTGCAGAATCAGTCTGGTTATCGTAGGAAACTTGCACTTTAGTCAGTCTAGTCTGTAATGAGAAGAAAGTGTTGAAATATTGCTAATCTTATTATAAACAATCATATCGGGATGTAGAGTTTTACAACAAAACTGAATGAAGGTCATCTGAGCAAGACGTTGTTTAGACAATGAAAGGTTTATTgtccaaacaaaaaaagaaatataagagAAATATAAGCAGAACACTACTTAACCAATTATAGACCTTATAGACCTTATCTTGTGTAGCCTAACCACACACATCATTTCAAGTGTAAATCTTAATAACCTGTGCGATATTCCATTCTATAGAACTCCGCCACTATTTGCCGGGAAATCTCCTGCCCTCTTATGCCTTGTGCCAATGCCACTGTCCCTGATGGTGAATGCTGCCCACGTTGTGGAACTTGTAAGTTAGACATTTTTAATGTTGCCAATacattgttttttaatatgACTAGATTTGTCTAAACTCTTTAGTAATATATtatagcattattattaaaaacggCTGGTATCTGCACTAACAAACTctatccccctctctccctctttagtgaatgatgatgctgatgatggctGGTCTCCATGGTCTGAGTGGACCCACTGCTCAGTTACCTGTGGCCGTGGCATCCAGCAACGGGGGCGCTCATGTGATCGCATCAACAGCAACTGTGAGGGCACGTCGGTGCAGACAAGAGACTGCTACCTGCAGGAATGTGACAAGCGCTGTGAGTCATATTACATGTGGAAACTTGGAAATTTTCTATACACAAGATGTaaatttgatattttaaaaagcaaGGTCTAAGGTTCAAATTTTGTATTGCAGTCAAGCAAGATGGAGGCTGGAGCCACTGGTCTCCCTGGTCCTCATGTTCAGTGACCTGTGGCATGGGTGTCATCACTCGCATACGTCTCTGTAACTCACCCACCCCACAAATGGGAGGCAAAGACTGTCAAGGagaaggcaggcagacagaaccATGCAAGATGTCCCCTTGTCCAAGTGAGAaattttcatacatttattcTTAGTGTAAAGGAAATGTAATGAATTCTATTtataaatcaaaaaaaaaaatcaatagatGACAAAGTATTTAACAAAATGTAACCTGACACACATAAATTACTATCTGTGACTTAGTCAATGGAGGCTGGGGGCCATGGTCACTATGGGATTCTTGCTCTGTCACTTGTGGCGGTGGACTGCAGAGCAGACATCGGCTTTGTAACGATCCTGTGCCCAAATATGGTGGAAAAGAGTGCATCGGCGATACCAAAGGCACCCGTATATGCAGCTCTCAAGATTGTCCCATTGGTAAGCAGAACAATCacttttttgtaatttattctacttttacttCCAAAATTGTCCAGCAAACCTTAACTGACTCTTTTTTTCTATAGATGGCTGTCTTTCCAACCCTTGCTTTGCTGGTGCTAAGTGCACCAGCTTTCCTGATGGCTCCTGGAAGTGTGGGGAGTGTCCAGTTGGCTATACTGGAGATGGAATTCATTGTCAAGACATCGATGAGGTATGAACATTGTAAAGAAAATCTAATACATGTGTCACAAATGACAATACCATGAGTTGTTAAGTGTAACTTTGTGTCCTCAGTGCAAAATGGTTCCTGATGCTTGCTTCACACTCAATGGAGTCCATCGTTGTGAGAACACAAATCCAGGCTATAACTGCCTACCATGTCCTCCTCGCTACTCTGGAGCTCAGCCTTTTGGCAGAAGCAGTGAGCAAGCAATGGCCAACAAACAGGTGAGAGAGGTTAACTTCAGTCCCCCCTGCTCAGTAGAGATGCCTGCACATAGAGGCCTGGGGCTTGTCTCATTGCATTTAAAACAAACTTGTTATGAGTATGCAGGATAACTGTGATATGCTATTGATTTGCATGAATTTAACttaataatattgtaataattttttaatacatttaacatttatgaaataacACATGACACTTTTAACAGTTGAtacaattaaaatgtattaagtaAAGAGATTTCTGTGGAGCCCTCAGTTTGGTAACTGCTAAATtatagcaagaaaaaaaaatgcagctgttCATTTATATGTAGAAATTAAGGCTCAGTCATATCATATCTCCTCTAGGTCTGTGTACCAAGGAACCCATGTGAGGATGGCAGCCATAACTGTAACAAAAGGGCCAATTGTATTTATTTGGGCGTTTTCTCTGACATCATGTTTCGCTGCGAATGCAAGCCAGGCTATGCTGGTAATGGTTATATATGTGGAGAGGACCCTGACCTGGATGGTTGGCCCAACACTGATCTCCACTGTGTTGAGAATGCCACCTACCATTGCAAGAAGGTAACTGTCTTTTTGAGTGTATGCTTAGAAACCACCTTGAAATCGCCTTGACGATGCAACCCCTTAATCCAAACTCAATCTTTTAGGACAACTGCCCTGACCTTCCCAACTCTGGACAAGAGGACTATGACAAGGATGGAATCGGAGATGCttgtgattatgatgatgacaatgatgggATCCCTGATGATAGGGTGAGTTGAAGAGACTTTTTCCACTCCCATGCAATGCTTGTTTATACAAAGTACAGCAGGAATTAAAGAAAAGTGGAGGCATGAACCAGTCtaccaacaataacaataataggcATAATGTCAGTGTTCTAAAACCTTTTGGTTTTATGTGTATGATTTAAAGTTCTATTTCGGGGAAAATGAACTGGACAAATAAATAGCACGTACTCTAGAGCCAGATctgaaatacaaacacagatggATTCTGCAGTCTGTAGGCATATAGTATTCATGTTGATGGAGAAAATTGTTCATCTTTTTGACATTACATTTGTCTTGCTTTTGCACACAGAATGTTTCAGTATTAAACATGTTTCTCTCTCAAACAGGACAACTGCCAATTTGTCTTCAACCCAAGACAAGCTGATCAAGACCAAGATGAAGTCGGTGACCGCTGTGATAACTGCCCATATAACAGCAATCCAGACCAGATTGACACAGACAAAAATGGAGAAGGCGATGCTTGTGCAATTGAtattgatggtgatggtaaGAGTCAAGCTTAGCAAATGCATAACGGGGAAGAGTCCAAATATACCCTGGTTAATCAAACAATCCATTGCTCAGGTATTCTGAATGAAAACGACAACTGCCCATATGTGTACAATGTTGACCAGAGAGACACTGACCATGATGGGGTTGGAGACCATTGTGACAACTGTCCATTACAGCACAACCCTGATCAGGTAAGTCACTCTATTCCTGACATGCTTTTCCAGTGCTATTTTTTACAACTTGGAATAAAGGACAACAGATAATATTCAAAACCTAAAATCAGTTGTACTTTTACAACTTATTTACAAGTATTTCTAAGTAGATAGAACTGAACAATGATATAATCTAGAACAAAAgttaaacagaaacatttttgtGGTATTATATCATAAGCCATGAATGCACCTCTATCCATGTGGGCATGAAGACAGAGAATGACATTTCATGGAAAGAACCACGGAATTATTGACGCATTACAAAACTAATTAGAAGCCATTCACAATGATGATCTGCACAACagcttcattcattattttcctcctACAGATTGACTCTGATTCAGATAATGTGGGTGACAAATGCGACAGCAATCAGGAC contains:
- the LOC131358971 gene encoding thrombospondin-1-like, coding for MMLTALCLLLMLWSSQGSGIAESREDNSVYDLFELAKVHKKHNGVSLVKGPDPYSPAYKILNPNLIPALPERSFRDLIYSIQEEKGFLFVANLKQAKKTRGSLFSVERRDGSGSIFELVSNGNANTLDLIYATASGHHEISIEDARLASGSWENITLFVEEDRAQLYIGCEEINTRELDVPIHQILTQDVADVSVLRIGKGAVKSRFMGVLQNARFVFRTTLETILRNMGCESSSFVIDVVTLDNPVNGSSPAIRTDYTGHKTKDLQDICGFSCDDLASMFKELKGLGVVVKQLSNQLHQVTTENALIKNQIKKYSGVCLHNGIVYKDKDEWTVDSCTHCTCQNSATICREISCPLMPCANATVPDGECCPRCGTLNDDADDGWSPWSEWTHCSVTCGRGIQQRGRSCDRINSNCEGTSVQTRDCYLQECDKRFKQDGGWSHWSPWSSCSVTCGMGVITRIRLCNSPTPQMGGKDCQGEGRQTEPCKMSPCPINGGWGPWSLWDSCSVTCGGGLQSRHRLCNDPVPKYGGKECIGDTKGTRICSSQDCPIDGCLSNPCFAGAKCTSFPDGSWKCGECPVGYTGDGIHCQDIDECKMVPDACFTLNGVHRCENTNPGYNCLPCPPRYSGAQPFGRSSEQAMANKQVCVPRNPCEDGSHNCNKRANCIYLGVFSDIMFRCECKPGYAGNGYICGEDPDLDGWPNTDLHCVENATYHCKKDNCPDLPNSGQEDYDKDGIGDACDYDDDNDGIPDDRDNCQFVFNPRQADQDQDEVGDRCDNCPYNSNPDQIDTDKNGEGDACAIDIDGDGILNENDNCPYVYNVDQRDTDHDGVGDHCDNCPLQHNPDQIDSDSDNVGDKCDSNQDIDDDGHQNNLDNCPYIPNANQADHDKDGKGDACDHDDDNDGVPDEKDNCRLAPNPDQLDSDGDGRGDVCKDDFDQDNVPDILDVCPENFAISETDFRRFQMVPLDPTGTSQIDPNWVVRHQGKELLQTVNCDPGIAVGYDEFNAVDFSGTFFINTDRDDDYAGFVFGYQSSSRFYVVMWKQITQTYWSHTPTRAQGYSGLSIKVVNSTTGPGEHLRNALWHTGDTEGQVRTLWHDPKKIGWKDFTAYRWQLIHRPNSGLIRVIMYEGKKVMADSGNIHDKTYAGGRLGLFVFSQEMVYFSDLKYECREDSERNRMNF